A window of the Bdellovibrio svalbardensis genome harbors these coding sequences:
- a CDS encoding M23 family metallopeptidase: MEKKKVTLFVVSNQTGKTRKIVLSAAWLKAISFISAIVIVIFAAGMVDYFGLLLQAMENKRLKVENAQLIKQFQIVESKVSALENSLERVKTFTTKLKLITNVDSDDRITKLTMGPKPAAGQQIEEYEPMEQRPDGEALAQQDQVFANKKPLNDQMGELANETTDKDYASLVVRIEKAVKETQLKEQSVIDLWEGLSERQSLLSATPNIKPAKGWLTSRFGYRSSPFSGKSVLHAGLDIAAAPGSPVYAPADGVVTFASYDEGYGKLVSVDHGYGVSTRFGHMSQIYVQVGQRVNKWDVLGAVGNTGRSTGPHLHYEVRINGTPVDPINYILDE, encoded by the coding sequence TTGGAGAAAAAGAAAGTCACATTATTTGTAGTGAGCAATCAAACGGGGAAGACTCGTAAGATTGTCCTTTCAGCCGCATGGTTGAAAGCGATTTCTTTCATCTCAGCGATTGTGATCGTTATCTTCGCCGCTGGTATGGTGGACTATTTTGGTTTGCTTTTGCAGGCCATGGAAAATAAGCGCCTCAAAGTTGAAAATGCACAACTGATCAAGCAATTCCAGATTGTTGAAAGTAAAGTCAGTGCCCTTGAAAACTCCCTGGAGCGTGTGAAAACATTCACAACCAAGTTGAAATTGATCACCAATGTTGATTCGGATGATCGTATTACCAAGCTGACCATGGGGCCTAAGCCCGCAGCCGGTCAGCAAATCGAAGAGTACGAGCCGATGGAGCAAAGACCGGATGGGGAAGCTCTTGCGCAACAGGATCAAGTCTTTGCCAATAAGAAGCCTTTGAACGATCAAATGGGTGAGCTGGCCAATGAGACGACAGATAAAGATTATGCTTCTTTAGTTGTGCGCATTGAAAAGGCCGTTAAAGAAACTCAGCTTAAAGAACAAAGTGTGATCGATTTGTGGGAAGGTTTGTCGGAAAGACAAAGCTTGCTCAGCGCGACTCCCAATATCAAGCCTGCCAAGGGCTGGTTGACGTCGCGATTTGGTTACAGATCTTCGCCATTCTCTGGAAAGTCAGTTTTGCATGCGGGTCTTGATATTGCCGCAGCTCCGGGCTCGCCAGTTTATGCTCCTGCTGATGGTGTCGTGACATTTGCTAGTTATGACGAAGGTTACGGAAAACTTGTCAGCGTGGACCACGGATATGGTGTGAGCACACGCTTTGGTCATATGTCGCAGATCTATGTTCAAGTGGGGCAAAGAGTTAATAAGTGGGATGTTCTTGGCGCAGTCGGTAATACCGGACGTTCAACAGGTCCACATCTTCACTATGAAGTTCGCATTAATGGAACTCCAGTAGATCCAATCAATTACATTCTTGACGAGTGA
- a CDS encoding Stp1/IreP family PP2C-type Ser/Thr phosphatase produces MKFDSWYLTDVGRRRETNQDSCLINRELGLFIVADGMGGHSGGEVASAMAVETVEEMMLQPDAMKKSPRELLQLAYEEASRRIFDKAATERPELAGMGTTMVMAHVRGKHLYVGNVGDSRCYLFKKPYLYQITEDHSLINEQLRAGVMTEEQVMQFVGRNVITRSVGYERDVYPDIIEREISPGEIFLMCSDGLSGLVSDQRISEILNQNTPDKAVKACVEQALANGGDDNVTVMLLHFHE; encoded by the coding sequence ATGAAATTTGACTCGTGGTATTTAACAGATGTAGGCCGCCGACGTGAAACAAATCAAGACTCGTGCTTGATCAATAGAGAGCTCGGGCTCTTTATTGTGGCCGATGGCATGGGAGGGCACTCCGGTGGGGAAGTGGCTTCGGCCATGGCTGTTGAGACAGTTGAAGAGATGATGCTTCAGCCGGATGCCATGAAAAAATCACCACGTGAGCTGTTGCAGCTTGCATATGAAGAGGCTTCTCGCCGCATTTTCGACAAGGCCGCGACGGAGCGCCCAGAGCTGGCTGGCATGGGAACCACGATGGTCATGGCTCATGTTCGCGGGAAACATTTGTATGTGGGAAATGTTGGGGACTCGCGCTGTTATTTATTTAAGAAGCCTTACTTGTACCAGATCACCGAAGATCATTCTTTGATCAACGAGCAACTGCGCGCGGGTGTGATGACTGAAGAACAAGTGATGCAATTCGTCGGAAGAAATGTGATCACGCGAAGTGTTGGTTATGAGCGGGATGTCTATCCGGATATTATCGAGAGAGAAATATCTCCGGGGGAAATCTTCTTGATGTGTTCCGACGGACTTTCGGGATTGGTTTCTGATCAAAGAATTTCTGAAATTTTAAATCAAAATACACCTGACAAAGCGGTCAAAGCCTGTGTAGAACAAGCCCTGGCTAATGGTGGCGATGACAACGTGACAGTGATGCTTTTGCACTTTCATGAATAG
- a CDS encoding cell envelope integrity protein TolA produces the protein MKKSPSFKKYVSLSLIVHVLVLGGLFLFGESELLKPKEQSVSIDLLTPEDLAKMAALEKLQEKRQAERPMNQIVEQNENSVNEKEPVDARFLSAKNQQVTKQTVAVDKGEFQNLKKAAKPRSGPKGDGKVKAEAKEDVKSREEKVAKDLFKSFDPSAALERQKQRDQAANEAGQGLGRGDGSEVAKDGSDASKTNDYIKDVENGLETMLNTREFKYYSYYNRIRRQLSQHWESRVREKLTKMFKEGRSPASTAGQDRVTKLMIVLNDKGTLVRVQVLMDSGVHDLDDAAVEAFRAAAPFPNPPKGIIEGDGTVKIRWDFVLES, from the coding sequence ATGAAGAAGTCACCGTCTTTCAAAAAGTATGTGTCCCTTTCGTTGATCGTCCACGTTTTGGTATTGGGAGGACTCTTCCTTTTTGGAGAGAGCGAATTATTAAAGCCTAAAGAGCAAAGCGTGAGCATCGACCTTCTTACGCCTGAAGACCTTGCCAAAATGGCAGCGTTAGAAAAACTTCAGGAAAAAAGACAGGCCGAGCGCCCAATGAATCAAATCGTTGAGCAGAATGAAAATTCTGTGAACGAAAAAGAGCCCGTGGATGCACGATTCCTCAGCGCTAAGAACCAACAGGTCACCAAGCAAACTGTTGCCGTGGACAAAGGCGAATTTCAAAACTTGAAAAAAGCCGCCAAGCCAAGATCAGGTCCCAAAGGAGACGGCAAAGTTAAAGCCGAGGCCAAAGAGGACGTGAAGTCGCGCGAAGAAAAGGTGGCAAAGGATCTGTTTAAAAGCTTCGATCCTAGCGCCGCTTTGGAGAGACAGAAACAACGCGATCAAGCTGCGAACGAAGCCGGCCAAGGCCTAGGTCGTGGTGATGGCTCTGAAGTTGCCAAAGACGGTTCGGATGCGAGTAAAACGAACGACTATATTAAAGACGTCGAGAACGGACTTGAAACCATGCTTAATACACGTGAGTTCAAGTACTACTCTTACTACAATCGTATTCGCCGTCAGCTTTCCCAACACTGGGAAAGCCGCGTGCGCGAAAAGCTGACCAAGATGTTCAAAGAAGGTCGTTCTCCAGCCTCCACGGCAGGTCAGGACCGCGTGACAAAATTGATGATCGTCTTGAATGACAAAGGAACCCTCGTGCGTGTTCAAGTGCTGATGGATTCCGGCGTTCATGATCTCGATGATGCCGCTGTCGAAGCCTTCCGTGCTGCTGCTCCTTTCCCAAATCCTCCGAAAGGAATTATTGAAGGAGACGGAACAGTGAAAATTCGCTGGGACTTCGTTCTAGAAAGCTAA
- a CDS encoding CDP-alcohol phosphatidyltransferase family protein — MLYSLKARFQKLATSFAFSGMTANHASLLGWLFVFLSTAALYFGLSKLDPGNLNSAWPLLAFPALVLLRLVFNALDGMIARANNAATPMGEVLNELGDIWGDTICYGILFFIPFVNAFHLALFLVCCWFAEFTGLLGRALPGHIRRQESVLGGKPERSLLFCVFAVICFFAPMTAMYINQFLLVLTVLTFLTGILRIYKIRKQTQGLSYQSHTLYGR, encoded by the coding sequence ATGCTCTACTCCCTGAAAGCCAGATTTCAAAAACTGGCAACCTCATTTGCATTTTCAGGAATGACAGCCAACCATGCAAGCTTGCTGGGTTGGCTTTTTGTCTTTTTGTCGACGGCCGCTCTTTATTTCGGTCTGTCTAAATTAGATCCGGGAAATTTGAACTCGGCATGGCCCTTGTTGGCATTTCCAGCTCTAGTGCTCCTGCGATTGGTCTTTAACGCTTTAGACGGAATGATCGCCCGGGCAAACAATGCCGCCACTCCAATGGGTGAGGTTCTCAATGAGCTTGGCGATATTTGGGGCGATACCATTTGCTATGGGATTCTATTCTTCATTCCCTTCGTAAACGCCTTTCATCTCGCGCTCTTCCTTGTTTGCTGTTGGTTTGCAGAATTCACGGGACTACTGGGCCGCGCTCTGCCTGGTCATATTCGACGCCAAGAATCCGTTCTGGGTGGCAAGCCCGAACGCAGTCTTCTCTTCTGTGTATTTGCTGTGATTTGCTTCTTTGCGCCGATGACGGCGATGTATATCAATCAGTTTTTACTGGTATTGACGGTTCTGACTTTCCTTACTGGTATTTTAAGAATTTATAAAATTAGAAAACAAACACAAGGACTCAGCTACCAATCACACACTTTGTACGGCAGGTAA
- a CDS encoding phosphatidate cytidylyltransferase, with protein sequence MFQIVFFVIANGLALYQFGSTGQTSLLMFFLICIGLLSFFSVLITKLEKKGHKSAHELMARTLTFWWMLSLFGIALVLHPAVLALLLCAGSLLSLAEYHSLVFPNEKSLKKIIEDRYFLFPALGCMINYLLLYSGLEHEFLGVSATFLGVLIPIFYVMQNQTDGPARSLSAVTLGYSFFAVLLPLAFALYRMEAHAFLLVVFLTEIRDLVSYWIGKAFSKTPVNSSMWSQLVHKKVAANVSPQKTWWVGIVSTIVLLLIGLPLSFSVLHLDNIGLTKLMLVIVAIGILGLFGDLAFSLIKRIHGQKDSGTWLPGGSGIIDRIDALVFTIPVAYFLIKFL encoded by the coding sequence ATGTTTCAGATCGTTTTCTTTGTGATCGCAAATGGGCTCGCCCTTTATCAGTTCGGAAGTACCGGCCAGACTTCGCTGCTGATGTTCTTTCTTATTTGTATTGGTCTTCTTTCTTTTTTCTCTGTCCTCATTACCAAACTTGAAAAAAAAGGACATAAAAGTGCTCACGAGCTGATGGCCAGAACCTTGACCTTTTGGTGGATGCTTTCTCTTTTTGGCATTGCTTTAGTGCTGCATCCTGCGGTCCTAGCCCTCTTGCTCTGTGCTGGAAGTTTATTATCCCTGGCCGAATACCACAGCCTGGTTTTTCCAAACGAAAAGTCTTTAAAGAAAATCATCGAAGATCGCTACTTCTTGTTCCCGGCTCTGGGTTGCATGATCAACTACCTGCTATTGTATTCAGGCCTGGAGCATGAATTCCTCGGCGTCAGCGCAACCTTCCTGGGTGTGCTCATTCCCATTTTCTATGTGATGCAGAATCAGACCGATGGCCCCGCCCGCAGTCTTTCTGCAGTGACTTTGGGATATAGTTTTTTTGCAGTGCTATTGCCATTAGCCTTCGCTTTATATCGCATGGAAGCCCACGCCTTTCTGCTTGTCGTCTTCCTGACTGAAATTCGCGATCTGGTGTCTTATTGGATTGGCAAAGCCTTCTCTAAAACTCCGGTGAACTCTTCAATGTGGAGCCAACTGGTTCATAAAAAAGTAGCTGCCAATGTCAGCCCGCAAAAAACCTGGTGGGTGGGAATTGTCAGCACAATCGTTCTTTTACTTATTGGACTGCCCTTGAGCTTCAGCGTCCTTCATTTGGATAATATCGGCTTGACCAAGTTGATGCTTGTTATTGTGGCGATTGGAATCCTTGGACTCTTTGGCGATTTGGCGTTCTCATTAATCAAACGTATTCACGGACAAAAAGATTCTGGCACTTGGTTACCGGGAGGATCTGGCATCATTGATCGTATTGATGCTTTGGTTTTCACTATTCCGGTCGCATATTTTCTAATTAAGTTTTTATAA
- a CDS encoding aminotransferase class V-fold PLP-dependent enzyme has protein sequence MTELKLLEFRKGLPFLQGQCFLNYAATCPVPTSSIKVMQDEIGLMQEPLGKHFYQSLNKVEMIRKELARFLGAHAGEIAFVQNTSSAVSTIALALNLQSGDKVLVPDNEFPSNYYPWKNLERFGVELVPFSIKKDQTITDALSGLDLNNVKVISVSAVSFETGKRIDLKEFADFCRRNKVYSCVDAIQAIGNTPINCREMGFDFLASGSQKWLLGSVGCGFIYARTELLETLFVPMVGWTSHRYPEYFDLTKLEFSNEMTRFEPGLPNYVPILGMGESLRLINDFGIDKVHAQIQGHLRFLNEKLTALNLELLTGEKDLTAGILCFRIPQKVDHRKVHEFFEKKKISVTVRGDYVRVSPHFFTLHSELEFFVKSVAELIEKPLPQAHTVTAKSAVSTSLQEPVIINGATGNLGMLVAKQFLAHDQAIFLLGRNEPKMTAFLHNLSAKEKALIAGSALVDFTSEGWLQKLKSQMPAIKYSGLINASGGLTVDLLENQNEKQIREIFEVQFFAPLQLIQTYLKEWKSNSPLGVLNILSSSGRCGYPLLSTYASSHAALWTLTESLQREQAEHVPFMTYVAQSQHSPLQKDMGRTSLRYYQIGKSFDYAIPEDVAIDVVNQFFEGESHKADFNLKLKLWINAIAPDFFSKQIAKAWRR, from the coding sequence ATGACCGAATTAAAACTCCTCGAATTTCGCAAAGGTCTGCCTTTTTTGCAGGGGCAATGCTTCCTCAACTATGCTGCCACCTGCCCGGTGCCCACGTCGAGCATCAAAGTCATGCAAGACGAAATCGGCCTGATGCAAGAGCCTTTGGGAAAACACTTCTATCAAAGCTTAAATAAAGTCGAAATGATCCGCAAAGAACTCGCACGCTTTCTGGGAGCTCATGCGGGCGAGATCGCCTTCGTACAAAACACCTCGAGCGCGGTTAGCACCATCGCCCTGGCTTTGAACCTACAATCTGGCGACAAAGTGCTGGTCCCCGACAATGAATTCCCCTCCAACTATTACCCTTGGAAGAATCTTGAGCGCTTCGGTGTTGAACTGGTTCCCTTCTCGATCAAAAAAGATCAAACCATCACTGACGCTCTTTCGGGATTAGATCTTAATAACGTCAAAGTAATCAGCGTGAGTGCGGTGAGTTTTGAAACCGGCAAACGCATTGATCTGAAAGAGTTCGCCGACTTCTGTCGTAGAAACAAAGTCTATTCTTGTGTCGATGCCATTCAAGCCATCGGCAACACTCCCATCAACTGTCGGGAGATGGGCTTTGACTTTCTCGCTTCCGGTTCCCAGAAATGGCTGTTGGGCTCTGTGGGTTGTGGCTTCATCTATGCCCGCACAGAACTTCTCGAAACTTTATTTGTCCCGATGGTAGGATGGACCAGCCATCGTTATCCTGAATACTTCGATCTGACCAAGCTTGAGTTTTCCAATGAGATGACCCGCTTTGAACCCGGCCTGCCCAACTATGTTCCTATTTTGGGAATGGGAGAGTCTTTACGCCTGATCAATGATTTCGGCATCGATAAAGTTCACGCGCAGATTCAGGGCCATCTTCGCTTTCTTAATGAAAAGCTCACGGCCCTCAATCTCGAACTTTTAACTGGAGAAAAAGATCTGACCGCTGGGATTCTTTGTTTTAGAATTCCGCAGAAGGTCGATCACCGCAAAGTTCACGAGTTCTTTGAAAAGAAAAAGATTTCCGTCACTGTTCGTGGCGATTACGTTCGCGTCTCGCCGCACTTCTTCACTTTGCATTCGGAGCTGGAGTTCTTTGTAAAGTCCGTGGCAGAACTCATCGAGAAACCTTTGCCACAGGCGCACACAGTTACAGCCAAGTCCGCGGTCTCAACATCTCTTCAAGAGCCAGTCATCATCAATGGCGCCACAGGAAACCTTGGTATGTTGGTAGCAAAACAATTTTTGGCTCATGATCAGGCCATTTTCCTGCTTGGTCGCAACGAGCCTAAGATGACAGCCTTCCTGCATAATCTCTCTGCGAAGGAAAAAGCACTGATTGCCGGATCGGCATTGGTGGACTTTACCTCTGAAGGATGGCTGCAGAAATTGAAATCGCAAATGCCGGCCATTAAATATTCAGGTCTTATCAACGCCTCTGGCGGCCTGACAGTCGACTTGCTAGAAAATCAAAATGAAAAACAGATTCGCGAGATTTTTGAAGTGCAATTCTTTGCCCCTCTTCAATTAATTCAGACTTACCTGAAAGAATGGAAGAGCAATTCTCCGCTGGGAGTTTTAAACATTCTGTCTTCGAGTGGTCGCTGCGGCTATCCTTTGCTGAGCACCTACGCCTCATCACACGCCGCCTTGTGGACTTTGACCGAATCCTTGCAGCGTGAGCAAGCAGAGCATGTGCCTTTCATGACCTACGTTGCTCAAAGCCAGCACTCCCCTTTACAAAAGGATATGGGCCGTACATCTTTGCGCTACTATCAAATCGGCAAATCCTTTGATTATGCGATTCCTGAAGACGTTGCCATCGACGTGGTAAATCAGTTCTTCGAAGGAGAATCACACAAAGCGGATTTTAATTTGAAACTCAAGCTTTGGATCAATGCCATTGCCCCAGATTTTTTCAGCAAACAAATTGCAAAAGCCTGGCGCCGCTAA
- a CDS encoding TIGR02147 family protein: MSVSIFHYQDYKQFYNAWVENQPREGFGEYRRLAQALGVSTTMVSQVFKGEKHLSLELASEMCDYLRLEDDETDFFLLLVDYCRAGSFKLQKRFLRQIKARQDKSKKLENRVKTNELSEEARNVFYSSWLYSGMRLLVDTGKYNDVEALASYLNLPRNHVQKILDFLLANNLLVEDKHRLKLGTARTHVGSSSPLVNRHHQNWRIQAMGKIQQNKDEDFFYTGPMVLSQEVADWIRQELPAFVERLNAKLIPSPSEVVRCLNIDWFEY, translated from the coding sequence ATGTCTGTTTCCATCTTTCACTATCAGGATTACAAGCAATTCTACAATGCGTGGGTGGAAAACCAGCCGCGCGAAGGCTTTGGGGAGTATCGGCGCTTGGCCCAAGCTTTGGGGGTTTCGACCACGATGGTGAGTCAGGTCTTCAAGGGTGAGAAGCACCTGAGCCTGGAACTTGCGTCCGAGATGTGCGACTACCTGAGGCTGGAAGATGATGAGACTGATTTCTTTTTGCTGTTGGTAGATTATTGCCGAGCGGGCAGTTTCAAATTGCAGAAAAGATTTCTTCGTCAGATCAAGGCTCGTCAGGATAAATCGAAAAAGTTGGAAAATCGAGTGAAGACCAATGAACTGAGCGAAGAAGCACGCAACGTGTTTTACTCAAGCTGGCTTTATTCGGGAATGCGTTTGCTCGTGGATACTGGCAAGTACAATGACGTCGAAGCCTTGGCGAGCTATCTCAATCTGCCCCGGAATCACGTACAGAAGATTTTAGACTTTCTTTTGGCAAATAACTTATTGGTGGAAGATAAACATCGTTTGAAATTGGGAACGGCAAGGACTCATGTCGGCAGTTCTTCACCCTTGGTGAATAGGCATCATCAAAACTGGCGTATTCAAGCGATGGGCAAGATTCAGCAGAATAAAGATGAAGACTTTTTCTATACGGGACCGATGGTGCTGTCGCAGGAAGTGGCTGACTGGATTCGCCAAGAGCTTCCGGCTTTTGTGGAAAGGCTGAATGCGAAGTTGATTCCTTCGCCTTCAGAAGTTGTACGCTGTCTGAATATTGATTGGTTTGAATACTAG
- a CDS encoding PaaI family thioesterase has product MKLKYDKSLEVPKPYKGDSRGSYVMESSQLEIVLLKSSEPQELLGEVWFEVESAGPPGHVHGGCQAAVLDEVMGSTGWHHGFGVVAAKIEVEFLEMVPVRKQYSLRGKIVSTENRKIFVEAEIFDSTKIYARSKGLFICLAPEQLQSLGEKLNR; this is encoded by the coding sequence ATGAAATTGAAGTATGACAAATCTTTGGAAGTTCCAAAGCCCTACAAAGGTGACTCACGGGGTTCCTATGTGATGGAGTCATCGCAACTGGAAATTGTCTTGCTGAAATCCAGTGAGCCACAAGAGCTGTTGGGCGAAGTTTGGTTTGAGGTGGAGTCGGCAGGTCCACCGGGGCATGTGCATGGCGGTTGCCAGGCTGCAGTTCTGGATGAAGTGATGGGCTCGACAGGATGGCATCATGGTTTCGGCGTGGTCGCGGCCAAGATCGAAGTGGAATTTTTAGAGATGGTTCCGGTAAGAAAGCAGTACTCACTGCGCGGAAAAATTGTTTCCACTGAAAATCGGAAAATTTTCGTTGAGGCTGAAATATTTGATTCAACGAAAATATATGCGCGTTCGAAGGGACTCTTTATCTGTCTGGCGCCAGAGCAATTGCAGAGTTTGGGTGAAAAACTAAATCGTTAA